A region of Streptomyces cinnamoneus DNA encodes the following proteins:
- a CDS encoding YciI family protein gives MFVLELTYIAPIERIDAALAEHVAWLDAHYASGVFIASGRKVPRDGGIILALGDDRAKIEEITQSDPFTVAGVCEYTITEFIPTKTAEGLAQYRQSLPS, from the coding sequence ATGTTTGTACTTGAGCTGACGTACATCGCCCCCATCGAGCGCATCGACGCCGCCCTCGCCGAGCACGTCGCCTGGCTGGACGCCCACTACGCGTCCGGCGTCTTCATCGCCTCCGGCCGCAAGGTGCCGCGCGACGGCGGGATCATCCTGGCCCTCGGCGACGACCGGGCGAAGATCGAGGAGATCACGCAGAGCGACCCGTTCACCGTGGCGGGCGTATGCGAGTACACCATCACCGAGTTCATCCCGACGAAGACCGCCGAGGGCCTGGCCCAGTACCGTCAGTCGCTACCCTCCTGA
- a CDS encoding endonuclease V → MTDTPTPPPVTAVPPPGWPTTEAEAAAVQDRLRTRVVRDEAGPAPDAALVVAGVDVAYDDERDVVAAAAVALDAATLTVVAEATAVGRISFPYVPGLLAFREIPAALAALQGLAVAPDLVVCDGYGLAHPRRFGLASHLGVLTGLPTIGVAKNPFTFRHEAPGPRRGEWAPLLDGTEEVGRALRTQEGVKPVFVSVGHRVSLDHACAHVLRLAPRFRQPETTRAADALCRRALRAARP, encoded by the coding sequence ATGACCGACACGCCCACGCCCCCGCCCGTCACCGCCGTCCCGCCGCCCGGCTGGCCCACGACCGAAGCGGAAGCGGCCGCCGTCCAGGACCGGTTGCGCACGCGGGTGGTGCGGGACGAGGCGGGCCCCGCGCCGGACGCGGCCCTGGTCGTGGCGGGGGTCGACGTCGCCTACGACGACGAGCGGGACGTCGTCGCGGCCGCCGCCGTCGCGCTCGACGCCGCCACCCTGACGGTCGTCGCCGAGGCGACGGCCGTCGGCCGGATCTCCTTCCCCTACGTCCCCGGCCTGCTGGCCTTCCGCGAGATCCCCGCCGCGCTGGCCGCCCTCCAGGGCCTGGCCGTCGCCCCGGACCTGGTCGTCTGCGACGGCTACGGCCTCGCCCACCCGCGCCGCTTCGGCCTGGCCAGCCACCTCGGCGTGCTCACCGGGCTGCCCACGATCGGGGTCGCCAAGAACCCCTTCACCTTCCGCCACGAAGCACCGGGCCCGCGCCGGGGCGAGTGGGCCCCGCTGCTGGACGGCACCGAGGAGGTGGGGCGCGCGCTGCGCACCCAGGAGGGCGTCAAGCCGGTCTTCGTCTCGGTCGGCCACCGGGTGAGCCTCGACCACGCCTGTGCGCACGTCCTGCGGCTGGCACCGCGCTTCCGGCAGCCGGAGACCACCCGGGCGGCGGACGCCCTGTGCCGGCGGGCCCTGCGGGCCGCCCGCCCCTAG
- a CDS encoding dihydrodipicolinate synthase family protein, which yields MRLPVPLSGVVPPLCTPLDASGDVDPRSLAALVEHVLAAGAAAVFALGTSGESAHLSDAQRRTALRAVVDAVAGRVPVLAGAIDMTTARVLDQARAAAALGADAVVATAPFYAGAHPAEVADHFRRVREAVDLPLIAYDIPPAVHTKLSAATVLALAEDRTLAGLKDSSGDLGALRRLLLALRRDGLDRSFAVLTGSELTVDAALLAGAHGVVPGLGNVDPAGYVRLYEHARAGRWAEAAAEQDRLAGLFALVEAGDPALMSGGASALGGFKAALRLLGVIDCATTAAPQTPLPAAAVTRVRRLLEEGGLLP from the coding sequence ATGCGTCTGCCCGTGCCCTTGTCCGGTGTCGTCCCCCCGCTGTGCACCCCGCTCGACGCGTCGGGCGACGTGGACCCGCGCTCGCTCGCCGCACTGGTGGAGCACGTGCTCGCCGCCGGGGCGGCGGCGGTGTTCGCCCTCGGGACCAGCGGGGAGTCCGCCCACCTGAGCGACGCCCAGCGGCGCACCGCCCTGCGGGCCGTCGTCGACGCCGTCGCCGGGCGTGTGCCGGTGCTGGCCGGCGCCATCGACATGACCACCGCCCGCGTCCTCGACCAGGCACGCGCCGCGGCCGCCCTCGGCGCGGACGCGGTCGTCGCCACCGCGCCCTTCTACGCCGGCGCCCACCCCGCCGAGGTCGCCGACCACTTCCGGCGTGTCAGGGAAGCCGTCGACCTGCCCCTCATCGCCTACGACATCCCGCCCGCCGTGCACACGAAGCTGTCCGCCGCGACGGTGCTGGCCCTCGCCGAGGACCGCACGCTCGCCGGGCTCAAGGACAGCAGCGGTGACCTCGGCGCCCTGCGCCGCCTCCTCCTCGCCCTGCGGCGCGACGGCCTCGACCGTTCCTTCGCGGTGCTGACCGGCTCCGAACTGACCGTCGACGCGGCCCTGCTCGCGGGCGCGCACGGCGTCGTGCCGGGCCTGGGCAACGTGGATCCGGCGGGCTACGTACGGCTGTACGAGCACGCGCGAGCCGGGCGCTGGGCGGAGGCGGCCGCCGAACAGGACCGGCTGGCAGGGCTCTTCGCGCTCGTGGAGGCGGGCGATCCGGCCCTGATGAGCGGCGGTGCCTCCGCCCTCGGTGGCTTCAAGGCCGCGCTGCGGCTGCTGGGCGTCATCGACTGCGCGACGACGGCCGCCCCGCAGACGCCCCTGCCCGCCGCGGCGGTGACACGCGTGCGGCGACTGCTGGAGGAGGGCGGGCTGCTGCCGTGA